A region from the Aegilops tauschii subsp. strangulata cultivar AL8/78 chromosome 5, Aet v6.0, whole genome shotgun sequence genome encodes:
- the LOC109755265 gene encoding uncharacterized protein, whose product MDLLPEDVIGEVLRRLPGRSLAASRGVCRAWRAVVDGLNLLLPHMLPHSVRGIFTNYSGCSRPRFFARPCSCCPGIDAAFDFITPVQHGQHGVDCVIVDHCNGVLLYDDGWYWTNLYVCNPATRRWALLPPPPGDHYYPGLCFAGAYLAFDPAVSLHYEVFLVPDVPEKTTTDDDEEEDPEEGLLEWPPSCYRLQVFSSTAGRWEERAFVRAGEAAGTVKEVRSHLEDRDRFREYSYGEYWRGALYVHCRAGAFVSRYVVKLELTVQAIGIMS is encoded by the coding sequence ATGGATCTGCTCCCCGAGGACGTGATCGGAGAGGTGCTGCGCCGCCTCCCCGGGCGGAGCCTCGCGGCCTCCCGTGGCGTGTGCAGGGCGTGGCGCGCCGTCGTCGACGGTCTCAACCTGCTCCTGCCGCACATGCTGCCGCACTCCGTCCGCGGCATCTTCACCAACTATTCGGGCTGCTCACGCCCGCGCTTCTTCGCCCGTCCCTGCAGCTGCTGCCCGGGGATCGACGCCGCGTTCGACTTCATCACGCCCGTGCAGCACGGCCAACACGGCGTGGACTGCGTGATCGTGGACCACTGCAACGGCGTCCTCCTCTACGACGACGGCTGGTACTGGACGAACCTCTACGTCTGCAACCCCGCCACCCGACGCTGGGCGCTCCTCCCGCCTCCTCCGGGGGACCATTACTACCCAGGCCTGTGCTTCGCCGGCGCCTACCTCGCCTTCGACCCCGCCGTGTCGCTGCACTACGAGGTCTTCCTGGTCCCAGACGTGCCCGAGAAAACCACCactgacgacgacgaggaggaggacccGGAGGAGGGCTTGCTGGAGTGGCCACCGTCGTGCTATCGGCTGCAGGTGTTCTCGTCGACGGcgggaagatgggaggagagggCCTTCGTCCGCGCAGGCGAGGCGGCCGGAACCGTAAAGGAGGTGCGGTCGCATCTGGAGGATCGTGACAGGTTCAGGGAGTATAGCTACGGTGAGTACTGGAGAGGGGCCTTGTACGTGCATTGCCGCGCCGGCGCTTTTGTTTCCAGGTATGTAGTTAAATTGGAATTGACGGTGCAAGCTATTGGGATCATGTCCTAG
- the LOC109755252 gene encoding ycf20-like protein: protein MSALRLCKGAVHSSQPGCRCWWGLSRSRNLVAAAAASSCAPRGAAAVACCRNKQQGSFRLVRSPPSFGRSSRGMQWAIKTMADDNPDNSGNCTRLFNAIQSFLKKLSGKLKKVSRGFPVKILFFLIGFYCATAFATVIGQTGDWDILSAGLAVAIVEVIGALMYRASFALLGRMKNMISIFNYWKAGLTLGLFLDSFKYEVDELLESCSPFNFEINIFTGLW, encoded by the exons ATGTCAGCTCTCCGTCTGTGCAAGGGAGCCGTCCATTCGTCGCAGCCGGGGTGCCGCTGCTGGTGGGGGTTGTCGAGGTCGAGGAACCTTGTCGCCGCTGCTGCCGCGTCCTCCTGCGCTCCGAGAGGGGCTGCCGCCGTCGCGTGCTGCCGGAACAAGCAGCAGGGGAGCTTCCGCTTGGTGCGTTCGCCCCCTTCCTTCGGCAGAAGCAGCAG GGGGATGCAATGGGCCATCAAGACTATGGCAGACGACAATCCAGACAATTCAGGCAATTGCACTCGGCTGTTTAATGCAATTCAATCTTTTTTAAAGAAGTTGTCTGGCAAGCTGAAGAAAGTAAGTAGAGGGTTTCCAGTAAAGATCCTATTCTTCCTGATAGGGTTTTACTGTGCCACGGCATTTGCCACCGTCATCGGGCAAACAGGCGACTGGGACATACTTTCTGCTGGACTTGCTGTTGCCATCGTCGAGGTTATTGGCGCTCTCATGTACAGGGCTTCCTTTGCGCTTCTTGGCAGGATGAAGAATATGATTTCCATATTCAATTACTGGAAAGCCGGGCTCACGCTTGGATTGTTCTTGGATTCATTTAAGTATGAAGTGGATGAACTCCTTGAATCATGTAGTCCGTTCAACTTTGAGATTAATATATTTACTGGGCTTTGGTAA
- the LOC109755253 gene encoding uncharacterized protein, whose product MQFLRGVGGGGGGGATLGSTAWEAFRRHFSRKRAVDIRRINPKVPKEEAVAISGRLLQILADHGPLTVGSTWNHAKDAAIDSLNSKTHMKILLKWMWGRRIIKLSCTQAGNTKKFLYSPFTAEDTEAAEEPAEEQPKRKGWKGKHPKYQTKKQPATAA is encoded by the exons atgcagttcctgcgaggcgtcggcggcggcgggggaggagggGCCACCTTGGGGTCGACGGCGTGGGAGGCGTTCAGGAGGCATTTCTCGCGGAAGCGGGCGGTGGACATCCGGCGGATCAACCCCAAGGTGCCCAAGGAGGAGGCCGTGGCCATCTCCGGCCGCCTCCTCCAGATCCTCGCCGACCACGGGCCCCTCACCGTCGGCAGCACCTGGAACCACGCCAAG GATGCTGCGATCGACAGCCTGAACAGCAAGACCCACATGAAGATCCTGCTCAAGTGGATGTGGGGGAGGAGGATCATCAAGCTCTCCTGCACgcaggccggcaacaccaagaagttCCTCTACTCGCCGTTCACCGCCGAAGATACAGAGGCGGCTgaggagccagccgaggagcagCCGAAGAGGAAAGGGTGGAAAGGGAAACACCCAAAGTACCAGACCAAGAAACAGCCGGCAACAGCGGCTTGA